Proteins encoded by one window of Phytohabitans houttuyneae:
- a CDS encoding glycoside hydrolase family 26 protein, protein MARAHMLGMTGIAVGATALAVLIGYAGGQLGRAPDQRITASEDTFASTSDPHSRAGAGAELMAGGMGGGAAVTFLKFTVKGLRGGKAPARAEVRLSRRAGELPRRIELTRVPATDWREGTLNARTAPQLGTVVASAAPGPHDGSVVFDVSRVIQREGTYAFAVTAPAGDGYASFWANEGVPPINSLVRPTLWLSWIGKVMPWGTSPPAIPTPAIPTPAIPSPSLPATGAPAADDASPSVDLPADDIDLDDVPAVPSLPGMPPLPSLPGVPTMPGMPTPPSMPALPSTPGLPVLPPLPGMPTVPATPTLPATPTVPGTPTLPASPTLPTAPTGAPASPVTPSPTPPSDPDPSCATDAKLVPSCGVLWGVAPGAHTDTPRGQALREFEQKTGRQQAIYHAYHRGQENFPTAEEIEIARDRVLFLNWKPQGATWAQIAKGHPATEAYLDKLAGRMKSSLTEPFFFTVHHEPENDVDPRAGSGLTATDYAAMVRHVLTGLRERGVSNLVSVMNYMAYVPWNTQPWFESLYPGDDVIDWIAFDAYAYSERGEYGFGDFAEMLNRRSSSQPSWPGFYDWAAERHPDKPLMLGEWGVWHHATNPGHRADFYGSVAKQMPLFPRIKAMVYFDTPADQRGRDSRVDRTQDGLTAYRDLGQQRTFQVRVRPAAGAARPTPSP, encoded by the coding sequence ATGGCCAGAGCGCACATGTTGGGCATGACCGGAATCGCGGTCGGCGCCACGGCTCTCGCGGTGCTGATCGGCTACGCCGGAGGTCAGCTCGGGAGGGCTCCTGACCAGCGGATCACCGCGTCCGAGGACACGTTTGCCAGCACGAGCGACCCGCACAGCCGCGCCGGCGCGGGTGCCGAGCTCATGGCCGGCGGGATGGGCGGCGGCGCGGCGGTGACGTTCCTGAAGTTCACCGTCAAGGGGCTGCGCGGCGGCAAGGCGCCGGCCCGGGCCGAGGTGCGGCTGAGCCGGCGCGCGGGCGAGCTGCCCCGCCGCATCGAGCTGACCCGGGTGCCCGCGACCGACTGGCGCGAGGGCACGCTCAACGCGCGCACCGCGCCGCAGCTCGGCACGGTCGTGGCGAGCGCGGCTCCGGGGCCGCACGACGGCAGCGTGGTCTTCGACGTGAGCCGGGTGATCCAGCGCGAGGGGACGTACGCCTTCGCGGTGACCGCGCCGGCCGGCGACGGCTACGCGAGCTTCTGGGCCAACGAGGGCGTGCCGCCGATCAATTCGCTGGTACGCCCCACGCTGTGGCTCTCCTGGATCGGCAAGGTCATGCCGTGGGGCACCTCGCCGCCGGCGATCCCCACGCCCGCGATCCCGACGCCAGCCATCCCGTCGCCGTCGCTTCCGGCCACGGGCGCGCCGGCCGCGGATGACGCGTCCCCCTCGGTCGACCTGCCGGCCGATGACATCGACCTCGATGACGTGCCCGCCGTGCCCTCGCTGCCGGGGATGCCGCCGCTGCCTTCGCTGCCCGGCGTGCCGACAATGCCGGGGATGCCCACGCCGCCGTCCATGCCGGCGCTGCCCTCGACGCCGGGCCTGCCGGTCCTGCCGCCGCTGCCGGGAATGCCGACCGTGCCGGCCACGCCCACGCTTCCGGCTACGCCTACGGTGCCGGGCACGCCCACGCTGCCGGCGTCGCCCACGCTGCCGACTGCGCCGACGGGCGCTCCGGCCAGCCCGGTCACGCCGTCACCCACGCCGCCGAGCGACCCCGACCCGAGCTGCGCCACGGACGCCAAGCTCGTGCCGAGCTGCGGGGTGCTGTGGGGCGTGGCACCGGGCGCGCACACGGACACGCCGCGCGGACAGGCGCTGCGGGAGTTCGAGCAGAAGACCGGGCGCCAGCAGGCGATCTACCACGCGTACCACCGGGGCCAGGAAAACTTCCCCACCGCGGAAGAGATCGAGATCGCGCGTGACCGGGTGCTCTTCCTGAACTGGAAGCCGCAGGGCGCGACCTGGGCGCAGATCGCCAAGGGGCACCCGGCGACGGAGGCGTACCTGGACAAGCTCGCCGGCCGCATGAAGAGCTCGCTCACCGAGCCGTTCTTCTTCACCGTGCACCACGAGCCGGAAAACGACGTGGACCCGCGCGCCGGCTCGGGACTCACCGCGACCGACTACGCGGCGATGGTGCGCCACGTGCTTACCGGGCTCCGCGAGCGGGGAGTGTCCAACCTGGTCTCGGTGATGAACTACATGGCGTACGTGCCGTGGAACACCCAGCCGTGGTTTGAGAGCCTCTACCCCGGCGACGACGTGATCGACTGGATCGCCTTCGACGCCTACGCGTACAGCGAGCGCGGCGAGTACGGCTTCGGCGACTTCGCCGAGATGCTCAACCGCCGCTCCAGCAGCCAGCCGTCCTGGCCCGGCTTCTACGACTGGGCCGCCGAGCGGCACCCCGACAAGCCGCTGATGCTCGGCGAGTGGGGCGTCTGGCACCACGCCACCAACCCCGGCCACCGCGCCGACTTCTACGGCTCGGTCGCCAAGCAGATGCCGCTCTTCCCGCGGATCAAGGCGATGGTGTACTTCGACACCCCCGCCGACCAGCGCGGCCGTGACTCCCGTGTGGACCGCACGCAGGACGGGCTGACCGCCTACCGCGACCTGGGGCAGCAGCGCACCTTCCAGGTGCGGGTCAGGCCGGCTGCAGGCGCGGCTCGACCCACCCCGTCTCCGTGA
- a CDS encoding Wzz/FepE/Etk N-terminal domain-containing protein, with protein sequence MDSSTDVSDYLGMLRRHWWVVLLLTLAGVTGAVLVTQLQPKVYESATSVLVQPAGQDTNVAGGRTKGDINLDTEAQLVRSTAVAAGAAELLRATVTPDELAHQVAVEVPANTAVLVVIFSAGDPESARAGSHAFAEAYLRNREESAKADLNAQIAALNSKVKQLSTTLTQVNGRLAALSDSSPLRPNLESQRNTTQNQLNNLSGKLNDLTTATVTGGKIISDARLPETPVKPDPMLNLATGAMVGLLLGLGVALLRERLDRRVRVAADVSRRTRVPVLAELARGEDFRLDAVLAPHGEGGRTFNRLRNEVVASLGPDDKVVVVAGTSRGVASTLVAANLAAALARTGSDVTLVGAHLPDSVADTAPLATIFGVAATPGLSDVLAGRVGLAAAVQHAPRIPSLRVITTGGTASAAGLMQSQGLRDALDLLSARPGYVVIEAPATSSSADAQSLASLADAAIITVELRRTRRPDVSDAAEQLRRVGTPLLGAVVVPRLATTAAMPGPRPPAPSRVLPAAALPAAPSAYEPPPGEPADLSSAGLAEVDLTSSTAVIRLPPGAGPRK encoded by the coding sequence ATGGACTCCTCCACCGACGTTTCCGACTACCTCGGCATGCTCCGGCGGCACTGGTGGGTGGTACTCCTCCTCACGCTCGCCGGCGTCACCGGCGCGGTGCTCGTCACGCAGCTACAGCCCAAGGTGTACGAGTCGGCCACCTCGGTGCTCGTCCAGCCGGCCGGCCAGGACACGAACGTGGCCGGCGGCCGGACCAAAGGCGACATCAACCTGGACACCGAGGCCCAGCTCGTGCGCTCCACCGCCGTGGCCGCCGGCGCCGCCGAGCTGCTGCGCGCCACCGTCACACCGGACGAGCTGGCGCACCAGGTCGCGGTCGAGGTACCGGCGAACACCGCCGTCCTGGTCGTCATCTTCTCCGCCGGCGACCCGGAGTCGGCCCGGGCCGGCTCCCATGCGTTCGCCGAGGCGTACCTGCGCAACCGCGAGGAGAGCGCGAAGGCCGACCTGAACGCGCAGATCGCCGCGCTCAACTCCAAGGTCAAGCAGCTCAGCACCACGCTCACCCAGGTGAACGGCCGCCTCGCCGCGCTGTCCGACAGCAGCCCGCTGCGCCCCAACCTGGAGAGCCAGCGGAACACCACGCAGAACCAGCTCAACAACCTGAGCGGCAAGCTGAACGACCTCACCACCGCCACGGTGACCGGTGGCAAGATCATCAGTGACGCCCGGCTGCCCGAGACGCCCGTCAAGCCGGACCCGATGCTCAACCTGGCGACCGGCGCCATGGTCGGCCTCCTGCTCGGCCTCGGCGTCGCGCTGCTGCGCGAGCGGCTCGACCGCAGGGTGCGGGTCGCGGCCGACGTCTCCCGGCGCACGCGGGTACCCGTGCTGGCCGAGCTCGCCCGGGGCGAAGACTTCCGGCTCGACGCGGTGCTGGCGCCGCACGGCGAGGGTGGCCGCACGTTCAACCGGCTGCGCAACGAGGTGGTCGCCAGCCTCGGACCGGACGACAAGGTCGTGGTGGTGGCCGGCACCAGCCGCGGCGTGGCCTCCACGCTCGTCGCGGCCAACCTGGCCGCCGCGCTCGCCCGCACCGGGAGCGACGTCACGCTTGTCGGCGCGCACCTGCCGGACAGCGTCGCGGACACCGCGCCACTTGCCACGATCTTCGGCGTCGCCGCCACGCCCGGCCTCTCGGACGTGCTCGCCGGCCGCGTGGGGCTCGCGGCCGCCGTGCAGCACGCGCCGCGGATCCCGTCCCTGCGAGTGATCACCACTGGCGGTACCGCCAGCGCCGCCGGGCTCATGCAGTCGCAAGGCCTGCGCGACGCGCTAGACCTGCTCAGCGCCCGGCCCGGGTACGTGGTGATCGAGGCGCCGGCCACCTCCAGCAGCGCCGACGCGCAGAGCCTCGCGAGCCTCGCCGACGCCGCGATCATCACGGTGGAGCTGCGCCGCACCCGGCGGCCAGACGTCAGCGACGCGGCCGAGCAGCTGCGCCGGGTCGGTACACCGCTGCTCGGCGCGGTGGTGGTCCCCCGGCTCGCGACCACTGCGGCGATGCCCGGCCCCCGCCCGCCCGCGCCGAGCCGCGTCCTGCCCGCCGCGGCCCTGCCCGCGGCACCGAGCGCGTACGAGCCGCCGCCGGGTGAACCCGCCGACCTCAGCTCCGCCGGCCTCGCCGAGGTCGACCTCACCTCGTCCACCGCGGTCATCCGCCTGCCTCCGGGTGCGGGCCCGCGCAAATGA
- a CDS encoding O-antigen ligase family protein, protein MTTLLGARAEPQAPTRKALPAWPLAGVLLLYPLWWALGLGVLIFPIVAVPMAVLLLRAHVGGRPVRLPPGFALWAVFLATVLIGVAVLGAEPAGAVDEHAKSRLLGAGYRVSQYGALTVLLVYAGNLTDAELSRRRLVRLLAWLFAITVAGGLLGVFAGHFEFTSPVEMLLPSHVRNKGFVQSLVHPYAAQVMDLVRDSHPRPAAPWGYTNTWGNNFCLLVVWFVAWAWGYPASRRTRLFALACLAVSVVPVVHSLNRGLWIGLGVAAVYVAVRLAITGRAWAIGALAVTAAALAAALAVTPLGGVVGARLDEGKSNGVRSFLMERAVTGMAESPIVGFGSTRTTIGGRNSITVGESAACERCGNFTVGGNGQLWQLLFAHGLVGTAAYLGFFCYGLWRFRRDRSPIGIAASCAIFGGFAAMLWYNTLVTPLAFMFLAFALLWRNECEPG, encoded by the coding sequence ATGACCACCCTGCTGGGGGCGCGTGCCGAGCCGCAGGCGCCCACTCGAAAAGCCCTGCCCGCCTGGCCGCTGGCGGGCGTGCTCCTGCTCTATCCACTGTGGTGGGCGCTCGGCCTCGGTGTACTGATCTTTCCCATCGTCGCCGTACCGATGGCGGTCCTGCTGCTGCGCGCCCACGTCGGCGGCCGGCCGGTCCGCCTCCCGCCCGGCTTCGCGCTGTGGGCCGTCTTTCTCGCCACGGTCCTGATCGGGGTCGCGGTGCTCGGCGCCGAACCCGCCGGCGCGGTCGACGAGCACGCCAAGAGCCGGCTGCTCGGCGCCGGGTACCGGGTGAGCCAGTACGGTGCGCTGACCGTGCTGCTGGTGTACGCGGGCAACCTCACCGACGCCGAGCTGTCCCGCCGCCGGCTGGTCCGCCTCCTCGCCTGGCTCTTCGCGATAACGGTCGCCGGTGGGCTGCTCGGCGTCTTCGCCGGGCACTTCGAGTTCACGTCGCCGGTCGAGATGCTGCTCCCCTCCCACGTGCGCAACAAGGGCTTCGTGCAGTCGCTCGTGCACCCGTACGCGGCGCAGGTGATGGACCTGGTCCGCGACTCGCACCCGCGGCCGGCCGCGCCCTGGGGGTACACGAACACCTGGGGCAACAACTTCTGCCTGCTGGTGGTCTGGTTCGTCGCGTGGGCGTGGGGGTACCCGGCCAGCCGCCGAACCCGGCTGTTCGCGCTGGCCTGCCTCGCCGTCTCGGTCGTACCGGTCGTGCACTCCCTCAACCGCGGGCTGTGGATCGGCCTCGGCGTCGCGGCGGTGTACGTGGCCGTCCGCCTCGCCATCACCGGCCGCGCCTGGGCGATCGGTGCCCTGGCCGTCACCGCCGCCGCCCTGGCCGCCGCGCTGGCGGTCACCCCGCTGGGCGGTGTCGTTGGCGCGCGGCTCGACGAAGGCAAGTCCAACGGCGTCCGCTCGTTCCTGATGGAGCGCGCGGTCACCGGGATGGCCGAGTCACCGATCGTCGGGTTCGGATCGACGCGCACGACGATCGGCGGGCGCAACTCGATCACCGTGGGCGAGAGCGCGGCCTGTGAACGCTGCGGCAACTTCACCGTCGGCGGCAACGGCCAGCTCTGGCAGCTCCTCTTCGCGCACGGCCTGGTCGGCACCGCCGCCTACCTGGGCTTCTTCTGTTACGGGCTGTGGCGCTTCCGCCGCGACCGCAGCCCGATCGGCATCGCCGCGAGCTGCGCGATCTTCGGCGGCTTCGCCGCGATGCTCTGGTACAACACGCTGGTCACACCCCTCGCATTCATGTTTCTCGCGTTTGCGCTGCTCTGGAGGAACGAGTGTGAGCCCGGTTAA
- a CDS encoding sulfotransferase, with amino-acid sequence MTGRGARVPAPVKRVVHFGSRSYGRVTAPARMLPSFLICGGQRCGTTSLYRALAAHPAVLKAVLHKGVHYFDTSYHRGMSWYRAHFPLRRTALKVEQRFGMPAQTFESSPYYLYHPQAAARIARDLPGVKLIALVRDPVERAHSQHAHELARGFESETSFAKALALEPARLCGEEDRLAGDPRAYSFAHQHHAYRARGEYATYLARTAARVGRGWIHVVESERFFAEPSMVYREVLDFLGLPHLGDPPFERHNARPRPSGMDPGLRRELAAYYEPHDDALATWLGRTPGWRR; translated from the coding sequence GTGACCGGCCGTGGGGCGCGGGTGCCGGCGCCGGTCAAGCGGGTCGTCCACTTCGGATCCCGGTCGTACGGGCGGGTCACCGCGCCGGCCCGCATGCTGCCGTCGTTTCTGATCTGCGGTGGCCAGCGGTGCGGCACGACCTCGCTCTACCGGGCGCTCGCCGCACACCCGGCCGTGCTGAAGGCCGTGCTGCACAAGGGCGTTCACTACTTCGACACCTCGTACCACCGGGGCATGTCCTGGTACCGCGCACACTTTCCGCTGCGCCGCACGGCCCTGAAGGTCGAGCAGCGCTTCGGCATGCCGGCGCAGACGTTCGAGTCCAGCCCGTACTACCTGTACCACCCGCAGGCGGCCGCCCGGATCGCCCGCGACCTGCCCGGCGTGAAGCTGATCGCGCTGGTCCGCGACCCGGTCGAGCGGGCGCACTCCCAGCACGCGCACGAGCTGGCGCGGGGCTTCGAGTCGGAGACCTCGTTCGCGAAGGCGCTGGCACTCGAACCGGCCCGCCTCTGCGGTGAGGAGGACCGGCTGGCCGGCGACCCGCGCGCGTACAGCTTCGCCCACCAGCACCACGCCTACCGGGCGCGCGGCGAGTACGCCACCTACCTGGCGCGGACGGCCGCACGGGTCGGGCGCGGGTGGATCCACGTGGTCGAGAGCGAGCGCTTCTTCGCCGAACCGTCCATGGTGTACCGCGAGGTCCTCGACTTCCTCGGCCTGCCGCACCTGGGCGACCCGCCGTTCGAGCGGCACAACGCGCGTCCACGGCCGTCCGGGATGGATCCGGGGCTGCGCCGCGAGCTGGCCGCGTACTACGAGCCGCACGACGACGCGCTGGCCACCTGGCTTGGCCGCACCCCCGGGTGGCGGCGGTGA
- a CDS encoding lipopolysaccharide biosynthesis protein produces the protein MTALAPPGTRRAIRGMARRGMAGMAAAGFAGAAGVGVTWLVARALGTEQAGAFFAATAGFVLAGAVVRLGTQTGLVYWLARLRMQDRAHLLGSCLRIGLVPVAVASVVVAAVLWFTAPAPLRSLALFLPLAALSDAALAGTRGYGQLRPTFLLERLARPALQLLTIGALAVASVSTPGPYAAAWVVPYLPAALLAGYALRRAYLSVPTPHRRPGHKTYLALRVQFWRYTGPRSIASVAQLALQRVDVLLVATLGGLSAAAVYAVAGRFVVLGQLANQGISQSVQPRLAEALSIGDRLSANHLYQTATGWLVLVTWPLYLMVITYTPVYLGLFGDGYRSGGPVVVVLASAMLVATGCGMVDTVLSMGGRTRWNLANVTAALALMVALDLALIPPFGVVGAAVGLAAAVLLNNIVPLVQVGHALGIHPFGPGTVAAAALAITCFGVLPQVFAAMAGTGPAAVLTAAVLAFAAYGAGVWRMRQRLGLGSSRSLRSLVTLGFGR, from the coding sequence GTGACCGCGCTCGCGCCGCCGGGGACCCGCCGCGCCATCCGCGGCATGGCCCGGCGGGGGATGGCCGGGATGGCCGCCGCGGGGTTTGCCGGTGCGGCCGGGGTCGGCGTCACCTGGCTCGTCGCGCGGGCGCTCGGCACCGAGCAGGCCGGCGCGTTCTTCGCCGCGACCGCGGGCTTCGTGCTCGCCGGAGCGGTGGTGCGGCTGGGCACGCAGACCGGGCTCGTCTACTGGCTGGCGCGGCTGCGCATGCAGGACCGGGCGCACCTGCTCGGCTCGTGCCTGCGGATCGGGCTGGTACCTGTCGCGGTCGCCTCGGTGGTGGTGGCCGCCGTGCTGTGGTTCACCGCGCCGGCGCCGCTCCGCTCGCTCGCCCTTTTCCTGCCGCTGGCAGCGCTCTCCGACGCCGCGCTCGCCGGCACCCGTGGGTACGGCCAGCTCCGCCCGACCTTCCTGCTGGAACGGCTGGCGCGGCCGGCCCTCCAGCTGCTGACCATCGGCGCGCTCGCTGTCGCCTCGGTCTCGACGCCCGGGCCGTACGCCGCGGCCTGGGTGGTGCCCTACCTGCCGGCCGCGCTCCTCGCCGGGTACGCGCTGCGTCGCGCCTACCTGTCCGTACCCACCCCGCACCGCCGGCCCGGACACAAGACCTACCTGGCGCTGCGCGTGCAGTTCTGGCGGTACACCGGCCCACGCTCGATCGCCAGCGTCGCCCAGCTCGCCCTCCAGCGGGTCGACGTGCTGCTGGTCGCCACGCTCGGCGGGCTCTCGGCGGCCGCCGTCTACGCGGTGGCGGGCCGCTTCGTCGTGCTCGGCCAGCTCGCCAACCAGGGCATCTCGCAGAGCGTGCAGCCACGACTCGCCGAGGCACTGTCCATTGGGGACCGTCTCAGCGCCAACCACCTGTACCAGACCGCCACCGGCTGGCTGGTGCTGGTGACGTGGCCGCTCTACCTGATGGTCATCACATACACACCGGTTTACCTCGGCCTGTTCGGTGACGGGTACAGGTCCGGCGGCCCGGTCGTGGTCGTGCTCGCCAGCGCGATGCTCGTCGCGACGGGCTGCGGGATGGTCGACACGGTGCTGTCGATGGGCGGCCGTACCCGCTGGAACCTCGCCAACGTCACCGCCGCGCTCGCCCTCATGGTCGCGCTGGACCTGGCGCTGATCCCGCCGTTCGGCGTGGTCGGCGCCGCGGTGGGGCTCGCCGCCGCGGTGCTGCTCAACAACATCGTGCCGCTGGTCCAGGTCGGTCACGCGCTCGGCATACACCCCTTCGGTCCCGGAACGGTAGCCGCTGCCGCCCTGGCGATCACGTGTTTCGGCGTACTCCCGCAGGTTTTCGCGGCCATGGCCGGAACCGGCCCGGCGGCCGTGCTCACCGCGGCGGTCCTGGCCTTTGCCGCCTACGGCGCCGGGGTGTGGCGGATGCGCCAGCGCCTGGGACTCGGCTCATCGCGTTCGCTCCGCTCGCTGGTGACGCTGGGATTTGGCCGGTGA
- a CDS encoding glycoside hydrolase family 26 protein, with amino-acid sequence MRRAILAATLALAACAEPQPAPAPPPPTVAATHAGPYDAGPVRPPSRGALLGAWVKPDSYSQPGRLAAVEDLQHDLGRRLDIVNTYRRFEEDFGTESDEEFIRQGLTIMLSWASGDTRSITTGRHDDLIRAQARRVRKARVPVLLRFRWEMDRPNLRATMWSAEDFVAAWRYVRQIFDEERVRNASWVWCPTAEGFARGEAPAFYPGDDVVDWTCLDVYAGSELRPIGELMAPFLRWAAARDKPIIVGEFGVAGVWGSAARAAWLRDAARTFKANTQIKAISYFESDDDKGPTGHFRLANDKPAFEAFVELSNDSWFNPDRRVSD; translated from the coding sequence GTGAGGCGCGCGATCCTGGCCGCGACGCTCGCGCTCGCGGCGTGTGCCGAGCCGCAGCCCGCGCCGGCGCCGCCGCCCCCGACGGTGGCAGCGACCCATGCCGGGCCGTACGACGCGGGCCCGGTGCGGCCGCCGTCCCGCGGTGCGCTCCTCGGCGCGTGGGTGAAGCCGGACAGCTACAGCCAGCCCGGACGCCTCGCGGCGGTCGAGGACCTCCAGCACGACCTGGGGCGCCGGCTGGACATCGTGAACACGTACCGGCGCTTCGAAGAGGACTTCGGCACCGAGTCGGACGAGGAGTTCATCCGGCAGGGCCTCACGATCATGCTGTCCTGGGCGTCCGGCGACACCCGCTCCATCACGACGGGCCGCCACGACGACCTGATCAGGGCACAGGCTCGGCGGGTGCGCAAGGCCCGCGTGCCGGTGCTGCTGCGCTTCCGCTGGGAGATGGACCGCCCGAACCTGCGGGCCACGATGTGGTCGGCGGAGGACTTCGTCGCCGCCTGGCGCTACGTGCGCCAGATCTTCGACGAGGAACGGGTACGCAACGCCTCGTGGGTCTGGTGCCCGACGGCCGAGGGCTTCGCCCGCGGCGAGGCGCCCGCCTTCTACCCGGGCGACGACGTGGTGGACTGGACCTGCCTCGACGTGTACGCGGGCAGCGAGCTACGCCCGATCGGCGAGCTGATGGCCCCGTTTCTGCGCTGGGCGGCCGCACGCGACAAGCCCATCATCGTCGGCGAGTTCGGCGTGGCGGGCGTGTGGGGCTCGGCGGCGAGAGCGGCCTGGCTGCGGGACGCGGCCCGCACCTTCAAGGCCAACACGCAGATCAAGGCCATCTCCTACTTCGAGTCCGACGACGACAAAGGCCCGACCGGCCACTTCCGGCTCGCGAACGACAAGCCCGCGTTCGAGGCGTTCGTCGAACTGAGCAACGACAGCTGGTTCAACCCGGATCGTCGAGTATCTGATTAG
- a CDS encoding WecB/TagA/CpsF family glycosyltransferase, with the protein MTLDDRVVLDGIAVDAITESEVVATVRAALARGEGGRIVTPNVDILRRARQDAEIRAYLDDATLVVADGTPLVWASRLAGTPLPERVTGSDLIWSLSAGLGLDGRSVYLLGGEPEDPGWVDGAGRAAARLAAACPGLHIAGWRSPEYGFEHDRYLLASILRDVVEAKPDLVYVGVGFPKQEWLVSLLRPELPFSWFLGCGAAINFVAGDRERAPEWMQKSGLEWAHRLGNEPRRLAGRYLRHDAPYALRLLATNAVRR; encoded by the coding sequence GTGACACTCGACGATCGCGTGGTGCTCGACGGCATCGCCGTCGACGCCATCACCGAGTCGGAGGTGGTGGCGACCGTCCGTGCGGCCCTGGCCCGGGGGGAGGGCGGCCGCATCGTCACCCCGAACGTCGACATCCTGCGCCGCGCCCGCCAGGACGCCGAGATCCGCGCGTACCTGGATGACGCCACGCTGGTCGTCGCCGACGGCACACCCCTGGTGTGGGCCAGCCGCCTGGCCGGCACGCCCCTGCCGGAGCGGGTGACCGGCTCGGACCTGATCTGGTCGCTGTCGGCCGGGCTGGGGCTGGACGGCCGCTCGGTGTACCTGCTCGGTGGCGAGCCCGAGGACCCGGGCTGGGTGGACGGCGCCGGCCGTGCCGCGGCCCGCCTGGCAGCCGCCTGTCCCGGGCTGCACATCGCGGGCTGGCGCAGCCCGGAGTACGGCTTCGAGCACGACAGGTACCTGCTCGCGTCGATCCTCCGCGACGTCGTCGAGGCCAAGCCGGACCTCGTCTACGTCGGCGTCGGCTTCCCGAAGCAGGAGTGGCTCGTGTCGCTGCTGCGGCCGGAGCTGCCGTTCAGCTGGTTTCTGGGCTGCGGCGCCGCGATCAACTTCGTGGCCGGGGACCGCGAGCGCGCGCCGGAGTGGATGCAGAAGTCGGGGCTGGAGTGGGCCCACCGGCTGGGCAACGAGCCCCGCCGGCTGGCCGGCCGCTACCTGCGCCACGACGCCCCGTACGCCCTGCGCCTGCTCGCGACGAACGCGGTACGGCGGTAG
- a CDS encoding sulfotransferase: MARVLFLGGLGRSGTTLVERLLGELPGVCALGEIVHLWQRDVRDDERCGCGARFSACDFWDAVGERAFGGWHQVDVYRVLALQHAVERTRYIPRLAATRLPEDHVALIEEYAGYYAAIYEAAALVSGAEVVVDSSKHSALAHCLRWWPGLDLRVVHVVRDARGVAYSWTKTVVRPEAEVPAEMTRYSPARSALLWNAHNAAFALLGRRGIPVRRIRYEEFVADPRTGLLDLAAFAGLDITVADLKFIDGEEADLRPGHSAAGNPMRFTVGRVPLRRDDAWRDAFPPVQRRLVGTVCAPLLRAYGYPLRSRSLP; the protein is encoded by the coding sequence GTGGCACGGGTGCTGTTTCTGGGCGGTCTGGGGCGCAGCGGGACCACGCTGGTCGAACGCCTCCTCGGTGAGCTTCCCGGGGTGTGCGCGCTGGGCGAGATCGTGCACCTGTGGCAGCGGGACGTACGCGACGACGAGCGCTGCGGATGCGGCGCCCGCTTCTCGGCCTGCGACTTCTGGGACGCGGTCGGCGAGCGGGCGTTCGGCGGCTGGCACCAGGTGGACGTGTACCGCGTGCTCGCCCTCCAGCACGCCGTCGAGCGCACCCGCTACATCCCGCGGCTCGCGGCCACCCGCCTGCCCGAGGACCACGTGGCGCTGATCGAGGAGTACGCCGGCTACTACGCCGCGATCTACGAGGCCGCCGCGCTCGTCTCGGGTGCCGAGGTGGTGGTCGACTCCTCCAAGCACAGCGCGCTCGCCCACTGCCTGCGCTGGTGGCCCGGCCTCGACCTGCGGGTGGTGCACGTGGTGCGGGACGCGCGCGGCGTCGCGTACTCGTGGACAAAGACCGTTGTCCGCCCGGAGGCCGAGGTGCCGGCGGAGATGACGCGCTACTCCCCCGCGCGATCCGCCCTGCTCTGGAACGCCCACAACGCCGCGTTCGCCCTCCTCGGCCGCCGTGGCATCCCGGTCCGGCGGATCCGGTACGAGGAGTTCGTCGCCGACCCGCGCACCGGGCTGCTCGACCTCGCGGCGTTCGCCGGGTTGGACATCACGGTGGCCGACCTCAAGTTCATCGACGGCGAGGAGGCGGACCTGCGCCCCGGGCACAGCGCGGCCGGCAACCCGATGCGCTTCACGGTCGGGCGGGTGCCGCTGCGGCGGGACGACGCCTGGCGTGACGCCTTCCCGCCGGTGCAACGCCGCCTCGTCGGCACGGTCTGCGCTCCGCTGCTGCGCGCGTACGGGTACCCGCTGCGCAGCCGGAGCTTGCCGTGA